From Lytechinus pictus isolate F3 Inbred chromosome 6, Lp3.0, whole genome shotgun sequence, the proteins below share one genomic window:
- the LOC129263911 gene encoding steroidogenic acute regulatory protein, mitochondrial-like: MDLAGIPVDKVLEFFTDPEQRRKWNKKSPTFEILEERDDFKIVYTVFKMPTACDDRDVVQCTVVRSDEDPIRHTILYKSCNHPSKPPNNKGHIRADVGVMGIVIRPKEGDDVATHVTWVGQVNLKGWMPKMMVNKVTVGYPVSLYDDINTYWKKLTGQDKKDKKETKAEGEEENKTEEGGEAKAEEEKPAENGDAEPEKAEEKAEEKAEETNAEEKKEEAASEEKPASDEKPAEEGAATE, encoded by the exons TACTTGAATTCTTCACCGACCCAGAGCAGAGGCGGAAGTGGAACAAGAAATCGCCGACATTCGAGATCTTGGAAGAGAGGGACGACTTCAAAATTGTCTACAC AGTATTCAAGATGCCCACAGCCTGTGATGACCGGGATGTTGTCCAATGCACTGTAGTAAGATCAGATGAAGACCCAATCCGTCATACCATCCTTTACAAGAGCTGCAATCACCCAAGCAAACCACCAAATAACAAAGGCCACATAAG AGCTGATGTTGGTGTAATGGGTATTGTGATTAGGCCTAAGGAAGGTGATGACGTAGCAACCCACGTGACCTGGGTAGGTCAGGTCAACCTCAAAGGATGGATGCCCAAGATGATGGTGAATAAGGTCACAGTCGGTTATCCGGTATCGCTATACGATGACATCAACACG TACTGGAAGAAATTGACGGGGCAAGATAAGAAGgacaagaaagaaacaaaagccgaaggggaagaagaaaacaaaacagaggAAGGAGGCGAAGCAAAGGCCGAAGAAGAAAAACCCGCCGAGAACGGAGATGCAGAGCCGGAGAAAGCCGAAGAAAAGGCCGAAGAGAAAGCCGAAGAGACGAACGccgaggagaagaaggaggaagcGGCGTCGGAAGAAAAACCAGCCTCGGATGAGAAACCGGCCGAAGAGGGCGCTGCAACAGAATAA